From the genome of Geobacter sp. SVR, one region includes:
- a CDS encoding ABC transporter substrate-binding protein encodes MGIRIVPLFVAAFTLLVSTAVFAAPPLKIGGLFAVTGPAAFLGEPERNTARMVIDEINKAGGVKGRKLELVVYDTAGDATKAVQLATKLIKDDKVAAIIGPSTTGETMAVIPVVEREQIPLISLSAGSKITDPVKKWVFKTAQNDALAVGRIFEYLQKQKQTKVAILSVSDGFGSSGREQLKAQAAKYGMTIASDDTYGPKDTDMTAQLTKIRGSQAQALIVWGTNPGPAVIAKNARQLGLKLPLYMSHGVSSKKFIELAGDAAEGIRLPSGKVIVADVLPASDSQKKSLLAFVKDYQNHYKAEGDHFGGHAWDAVMLLKGSLEHGAATPDAIREQLEKTRQFHGIGGTFTYSAQDHAGLGKDAFVLVEIRNRDWVLVK; translated from the coding sequence ATGGGCATCCGGATAGTTCCGCTTTTTGTCGCGGCATTCACGCTGCTGGTTTCGACGGCTGTTTTCGCCGCTCCGCCGCTCAAGATCGGCGGCCTGTTTGCAGTCACCGGCCCGGCCGCTTTCCTGGGGGAGCCGGAACGCAACACTGCCAGGATGGTGATCGATGAGATCAACAAGGCGGGCGGAGTCAAAGGGCGCAAGCTCGAACTGGTCGTGTACGACACAGCCGGCGATGCCACAAAGGCGGTGCAACTGGCCACCAAGCTGATCAAGGACGATAAGGTGGCCGCCATTATTGGTCCCAGCACCACCGGCGAAACCATGGCGGTCATCCCGGTGGTGGAGAGGGAGCAGATTCCCCTGATTTCGTTGTCAGCCGGCAGTAAGATTACCGATCCGGTCAAGAAGTGGGTTTTCAAGACCGCCCAGAACGATGCCCTGGCAGTCGGCAGGATCTTCGAATACCTCCAAAAGCAGAAGCAGACCAAAGTGGCGATCCTGAGCGTGTCCGACGGATTCGGCTCGTCCGGGCGCGAGCAGTTGAAAGCTCAGGCCGCGAAGTACGGTATGACCATCGCGTCCGACGATACCTATGGTCCCAAGGACACCGACATGACCGCCCAGTTGACCAAAATCCGCGGATCCCAGGCCCAGGCGCTGATCGTCTGGGGCACCAATCCCGGCCCGGCGGTAATTGCCAAGAATGCCCGCCAGCTCGGTCTCAAGCTGCCGCTCTACATGAGCCACGGCGTTTCGTCCAAAAAATTCATCGAGCTGGCCGGAGACGCTGCCGAAGGTATCAGGCTTCCTTCCGGAAAAGTAATCGTTGCCGACGTGTTGCCTGCCTCGGACTCGCAAAAGAAATCGCTCCTGGCATTTGTCAAGGACTACCAGAACCATTACAAGGCTGAAGGGGACCATTTCGGCGGCCATGCCTGGGATGCGGTCATGCTGCTGAAGGGCTCCCTGGAGCATGGTGCCGCTACTCCCGATGCGATTCGTGAACAGTTGGAAAAGACCCGGCAGTTCCACGGCATCGGCGGTACCTTCACCTATTCGGCCCAGGATCATGCCGGACTCGGCAAGGATGCCTTTGTGCTGGTGGAAATCAGGAACAGGGACTGGGTGCTCGTGAAATAG
- a CDS encoding ABC transporter substrate-binding protein, producing the protein MLKKMMVVAAAVTAVFSSTAAFAAGTLKIGGLFAVTGPASFLGEPEKKTLEMLVKDANEKGGIAGMKLEAVIYDTAGDATKAVQLATKLIKDDKVSVIVGPSTTGESMAVIPVAEREKIPLISCAAGIKITEPVKKWVFKTPANDHVAAEKILDYMAKHKQKNIALLTVTDGFGSSGREQIKALAAQKGFKVVADEVYGPKDTDMTAQLTKIRGIKPDAVICWGTNPGPAVITKNVKQLGLKIPLYMSHGVASKKYIELAGADAAEGVVLPAGKLAVYDVLPKSDAQAKLLKEYDAAYRKAYGAEASTFGGYAYDAFLLIANAVKKTGSSAPEKLRDGIEQASKLVSVSGVFSMSAKDHNGLDLSAFEIVRVTKGDWQLVK; encoded by the coding sequence ATGCTGAAAAAGATGATGGTCGTGGCAGCTGCGGTTACGGCAGTGTTTTCGTCGACAGCGGCGTTTGCCGCAGGTACGCTCAAGATCGGCGGTCTGTTCGCAGTGACCGGTCCTGCCTCGTTTCTCGGGGAGCCTGAAAAGAAAACGCTGGAAATGCTGGTCAAAGATGCCAACGAAAAGGGGGGTATCGCCGGCATGAAGCTGGAGGCGGTCATCTATGACACTGCCGGTGACGCAACCAAGGCGGTTCAACTGGCCACCAAGCTGATCAAGGACGACAAAGTGTCGGTGATCGTGGGGCCCAGTACGACCGGGGAGTCCATGGCGGTTATTCCGGTGGCTGAAAGGGAGAAAATCCCGCTGATCTCCTGTGCAGCAGGCATCAAGATCACCGAACCGGTCAAGAAGTGGGTTTTCAAGACACCGGCCAACGATCATGTGGCAGCCGAGAAGATCCTCGACTACATGGCGAAACATAAACAGAAGAACATCGCCCTGCTGACGGTAACCGACGGTTTCGGCTCCTCCGGGCGCGAACAGATCAAGGCCCTGGCCGCTCAGAAGGGCTTCAAGGTCGTGGCGGACGAGGTCTACGGTCCCAAGGACACCGACATGACCGCCCAGTTGACCAAGATCCGCGGCATCAAGCCGGATGCCGTCATCTGCTGGGGCACCAATCCCGGACCGGCCGTGATCACCAAGAACGTCAAACAGCTCGGACTCAAGATCCCGCTCTACATGAGCCACGGCGTTGCTTCCAAAAAATACATCGAACTGGCCGGAGCCGACGCAGCCGAAGGGGTGGTCCTGCCGGCCGGTAAACTGGCCGTGTACGATGTCCTGCCCAAGTCCGATGCCCAGGCCAAGCTGCTCAAGGAGTATGACGCCGCCTACAGAAAGGCTTATGGCGCCGAAGCTTCCACCTTCGGCGGATATGCCTACGATGCCTTCCTGCTGATCGCCAATGCCGTCAAGAAAACCGGCAGCTCTGCGCCTGAGAAGCTCCGCGACGGGATCGAACAGGCCAGCAAACTGGTCAGCGTTTCCGGCGTCTTCAGCATGTCTGCCAAGGATCATAACGGCCTTGACCTGTCGGCCTTCGAGATTGTGCGGGTGACTAAGGGCGACTGGCAACTGGTGAAATAA
- a CDS encoding ACT domain-containing protein, which produces MKVEQISIFIENKSGRLAEITRILGDAGINIRALSLADTSDFGILRLIVNDVETAKRVLKERGFTVNKTEVVAVEVPDRPGGLSTILQTLDTEQINVEYMYAFVERCGGNAVIIFRFDETDKAITVLRNSNFVVLEGERLYSI; this is translated from the coding sequence ATGAAAGTCGAACAGATATCCATCTTCATCGAAAACAAGTCGGGCCGGTTGGCCGAGATCACACGCATCTTGGGTGATGCCGGCATCAATATCCGGGCCCTGTCTCTGGCCGATACCTCCGATTTCGGCATTCTGCGCCTGATCGTAAATGACGTGGAAACCGCCAAACGGGTGCTCAAGGAGAGAGGTTTCACCGTCAACAAGACTGAGGTCGTTGCGGTGGAGGTGCCGGACCGTCCCGGCGGGCTGTCCACCATCCTGCAAACCCTGGATACCGAGCAGATCAACGTGGAGTACATGTACGCTTTTGTGGAGCGCTGCGGTGGCAATGCAGTCATCATTTTCCGTTTCGATGAGACCGACAAGGCCATTACCGTGCTCAGAAACAGCAATTTCGTCGTACTGGAAGGGGAGCGCCTCTACAGCATATAG
- a CDS encoding phenylacetate--CoA ligase family protein, with translation MFFNEEYETLPRSALEAVQLKRLQSVMERVHANVPFYQASFEKAGVKPGDVKSLEDLQALPFTTKQDMRDSYPYGLFAAPMEEIVRIHASSGTTGKPTVVGYTAKDIRTWAELMARSFVSAGAHKGDIIHNAYGYGLFTGGLGAHYGAELLGASVIPMSGGNTKKQIMIMQDFGSTVLTCTPSYSLFMAEAAHEEGVDFRDLKLRVGIFGAEPWSESMRGEIEDKLNLAAIDIYGLSEIMGPGVAIECIQAKNGLHIWEDHFIPEIIDPDTGQRLGEGERGELVITTITKQGIPLIRYRTRDITSITYEPCVCGRTHARITRMSGRSDDMLIIRGVNVFPSQIESILVGIEGVEPHYLLIVDRRDNLDTLEVQVEVDERLFSDEIKVLQKLSRRIEKEIKDMLGITCTAKLVEPKTIQRSEGKAKRVIDNRKL, from the coding sequence ATGTTTTTCAACGAGGAATACGAAACCCTTCCCCGGTCGGCACTGGAGGCGGTGCAGCTCAAGCGCCTTCAGTCGGTGATGGAACGTGTGCATGCCAACGTGCCGTTTTATCAGGCCTCTTTCGAGAAGGCCGGCGTCAAGCCGGGGGACGTCAAGAGCCTGGAAGACCTGCAGGCGCTGCCATTCACCACCAAGCAGGACATGCGCGATTCCTATCCCTACGGCCTGTTCGCCGCCCCCATGGAAGAGATCGTCCGGATCCACGCCTCCAGCGGCACCACCGGCAAGCCGACCGTGGTGGGATACACAGCCAAGGACATCCGGACCTGGGCAGAACTGATGGCGCGCTCCTTCGTTTCGGCCGGCGCCCACAAGGGTGACATCATCCACAACGCCTACGGTTACGGTTTGTTCACCGGCGGCCTGGGTGCCCATTACGGCGCCGAACTCCTGGGCGCATCGGTCATACCGATGTCCGGGGGCAACACCAAGAAGCAGATCATGATCATGCAGGACTTCGGTTCCACAGTCCTGACCTGTACCCCCTCCTATTCCCTGTTCATGGCCGAAGCGGCCCACGAGGAAGGGGTCGACTTCCGCGATCTCAAACTGCGGGTGGGGATCTTCGGGGCCGAGCCCTGGTCCGAATCCATGCGCGGCGAGATCGAGGACAAGCTCAACCTGGCGGCCATCGATATCTACGGCCTGTCCGAGATCATGGGGCCGGGTGTGGCGATCGAGTGCATCCAGGCCAAAAACGGACTGCACATCTGGGAGGACCACTTCATCCCCGAGATCATCGATCCCGACACCGGGCAGCGCCTGGGAGAAGGGGAGCGGGGCGAACTGGTCATCACCACCATCACCAAGCAGGGCATACCGCTGATCCGTTACCGTACCCGCGACATCACCAGCATTACCTACGAACCCTGCGTGTGCGGCCGCACCCATGCCCGCATCACCCGCATGAGCGGCCGTTCCGACGACATGCTCATTATCCGCGGTGTCAATGTCTTCCCCTCCCAGATCGAATCGATCCTGGTCGGCATCGAGGGGGTCGAGCCCCATTATCTGCTGATCGTGGATCGTCGGGACAACCTCGACACGCTGGAAGTGCAGGTCGAGGTGGACGAACGGCTCTTTTCGGACGAGATCAAGGTGCTGCAGAAACTTTCCCGCCGGATCGAGAAGGAAATCAAGGACATGCTGGGGATCACCTGCACCGCCAAACTGGTGGAACCCAAAACCATCCAGCGCAGCGAGGGCAAGGCCAAACGGGTGATCGACAACAGGAAGCTGTAG
- a CDS encoding indolepyruvate oxidoreductase subunit beta: MSGGITNILLVGVGGQGILLASEILSETFMLAGFDVKKSEIHGMSQRGGSVVSHVRYGKEVFSPIVPEGQGDILFGFELMETSRYLSLLKPGGTVVANDLRIASPSILMGKESYPEGLVEGIREQFPDFLLVDGHKLASEAGNARAANTVLLGAVSKRLDIDEKFWLEALQKMVPPKALEINRKAFLMGRSL, translated from the coding sequence ATGAGCGGGGGAATCACCAATATCCTGCTGGTAGGCGTAGGGGGGCAGGGCATCCTGCTGGCGTCGGAAATCCTGTCCGAGACCTTCATGCTGGCCGGCTTCGACGTCAAAAAGAGCGAGATTCACGGCATGTCCCAGCGCGGCGGTAGTGTCGTGTCCCATGTACGCTACGGCAAGGAGGTCTTCTCTCCGATCGTGCCGGAAGGGCAGGGGGACATCCTGTTCGGCTTCGAGCTGATGGAAACCAGCCGTTACCTGTCGCTGCTGAAACCCGGGGGAACGGTGGTGGCCAACGACCTGCGCATTGCCTCCCCTTCGATCCTAATGGGCAAGGAGAGCTATCCTGAGGGGCTGGTCGAGGGCATCCGGGAGCAATTCCCCGATTTTCTGCTGGTGGACGGCCATAAGCTGGCCAGCGAGGCGGGCAATGCGCGGGCGGCCAACACGGTCCTCTTGGGAGCGGTGTCCAAGCGTCTGGATATCGACGAGAAATTCTGGCTTGAAGCGTTGCAGAAAATGGTACCACCCAAGGCATTGGAAATAAACAGGAAAGCCTTTTTGATGGGGCGTTCTCTGTAG